A genomic stretch from Hymenobacter psoromatis includes:
- a CDS encoding ABC transporter permease, with translation MSAFGRFVLLMQSMVTRPERRQVIWERTLEEAVDIGAGSVFIVGLVATFIGAVTCVQIAYNMVNPLIPMSTVGFMVREMTILELAPTIISIVLAGKVGSAIAGSLGTMRITEQISAIDAMGINSASYLVLPRVLASLFVFPLLVILAMNLSILGGYIATQLSGAMPGADYIEGIRYSFKPYTVVFSLIKSVVFAFLVSAISSYKGYTLRGGALEVGKASTAAVTNSIISILLADYALASLLL, from the coding sequence ATTTCCGCGTTTGGCCGCTTCGTGCTCTTGATGCAGAGCATGGTGACGCGACCCGAGCGCCGGCAGGTTATCTGGGAGCGCACGCTCGAAGAGGCGGTGGATATTGGAGCGGGCTCGGTGTTTATCGTGGGGCTGGTGGCCACCTTCATCGGGGCCGTCACCTGCGTGCAGATTGCCTACAACATGGTCAATCCGCTCATCCCGATGAGCACGGTGGGCTTCATGGTGCGCGAAATGACCATTCTGGAGCTGGCCCCCACCATTATTTCCATCGTGCTGGCGGGTAAAGTGGGTTCGGCCATCGCGGGCAGCCTGGGCACGATGCGCATCACGGAGCAGATTTCGGCCATCGACGCGATGGGCATCAACTCGGCCTCCTACCTGGTGCTGCCGCGGGTGCTGGCCTCGCTCTTCGTGTTTCCGCTGCTCGTCATTCTGGCCATGAACCTGAGCATTCTGGGCGGCTACATCGCCACCCAGCTATCGGGGGCCATGCCGGGGGCCGATTACATTGAGGGCATTCGCTACTCGTTTAAGCCCTACACGGTGGTATTTTCGCTGATTAAGTCAGTTGTATTTGCCTTTCTGGTGTCGGCCATCTCCTCGTATAAGGGCTACACGCTGCGCGGCGGTGCCCTCGAAGTGGGCAAAGCCAGCACGGCAGCCGTCACCAATTCGATTATCTCCATTCTGCTGGCCGACTACGCGCTGGCCAGCTTGCTGCTGTGA